One genomic segment of Mytilus trossulus isolate FHL-02 chromosome 4, PNRI_Mtr1.1.1.hap1, whole genome shotgun sequence includes these proteins:
- the LOC134715371 gene encoding uncharacterized protein LOC134715371 isoform X2: MFVCLLSKFPLGGVPRIKKERYVKIRLCICLYAFLSKFSLGGVPRIKKERYVKIRLCICLYAFLSKFPLGGVPRIKKERYVMIRLCICLYAFLSKFPLGVVPRIKEERYVKIRLCICLYAFLSKFPLGGVPRIKKERYVKIRLCICLYAFLSKFPLGGVPRIKKKRYVKIRLCLCLYAFLSKFPLGGVPRIKKERYVKIRLCICLYAFLSKFPLGGVPRIKKERYVKIRLCICLYAFLSKFPLGGVPMIKKERYVKIRLCICLYAFLSKFPLGGVPRIEKERYVKIRLCICLYAFLSKFPLGGISRIKKERYVKIRLCICLYAFLTKFSLGGVPRIKKERYVKIRLCICLYAFLSKFPLGGVSRIKKERYVKIRLCICLYAFLSKFSLGGVPRIKKERYIKIRLCIYLYAFLSKFPLGGVPRIKKERYVKIRLCICLYAFLSKFPLGGVPRIKKERYVKIRLCICLYAFLSKFPLGGVPRIKKERYVKIRLCICLYAFLSKFPLGGVPRIKKERYVKIRLCICLYAFLSKFPLGGIPRIKKDRYVKIRLCICLYAFLSKFPLGGIPRIKKDRYVKIRLSACLSFIKMI; the protein is encoded by the exons atgtttgtatgccttttgtccaagtttcctctaggtggcgtcccaaggatcaagaaggaaaggtatgttaagataagattgtgtatatgtttgtatgcctttttgtccaagttttctctaggtggcgtcccaaggatcaagaaggaaaggtatgttaagataagattgtgtatatgtttgtatgcctttttgtccaagtttcctctaggtggcgtcccaaggatcaagaaggaaaggtatgttatgataagattgtgtatatgtttgtatgcctttttgtccaagtttcctctaggtgtcgtcccaaggatcaaggaggaaaggtatgttaagataagattgtgtatatgtttgtatgcctttttgtccaagtttcctctaggtggcgtcccaaggatcaagaaggaaaggtatgttaagataagattgtgtatatgtttgtatgcctttttgtccaagtttcctctag gtggcgtcccaaggatcaagaagaaaaggtatgttaagataagattgtgtttatgtttgtatgcctttttgtccaagtttcctctaggtggcgtcccaaggatcaagaaggaaaggtatgttaagataagattgtgtatatgtttgtatgcctttttgtccaagtttcctctaggtggcgtcccaaggatcaagaaggaaaggtatgttaagataagattgtgtatatgtttgtatgcctttttgtccaagtttcctctaggtggcgtcccaatgatcaagaaggaaaggtatgttaagataagattgtgtatatgtttgtatgcctttttgtccaagtttcctctaggtggtgTCCCTAGGATCGAaaaggaaaggtatgttaagataagattgtgtatatgtttgtatgcctttttgtccaagtttcctctaggtggcatctcaaggatcaagaaggaaaggtatgttaagataagattgtgtatatgtttgtatgcctttttgacCAAGTTTTCTTTAGGTGGTgtcccaaggatcaagaaggaaaggtatgttaagataagattgtgtatatgtttgtatgcctttttgtccaagtttcctctaggtggcgtctcaaggatcaagaaggaaaggtatgttaagataagattgtgtatatgtttgtatgcctttttgtccaagttttcTCTAGGTGGTgtcccaaggatcaagaaggaaaggtatattaagataagattgtgtatatatttgtatgcctttttgtccaagtttcctctaggtggcgtcccgaggatcaagaaggaaaggtatgttaagataagattgtgtatatgtttgtatgcctttttgtccaagtttcctctaggtggcgtcccaaggatcaagaaggaaaggtatgttaagataagattgtgtatatgtttgtatgcctttttgtccaagtttcctctag gtggcgtcccaaggatcaagaaggaaaggtatgttaagataagattgtgtatatgtttgtatgcctttttgtccaagtttcctctaggtggtgtcccaaggatcaagaaggaaaggtatgttaagataagattgtgtatatgtttgtatgcctttttgtccaagtttcctctaggtggcatcccaaggatcaagaaggacaggtatgttaagataagattgtgtatatgtttgtatgcctttttgtccaagtttcctctaggtggcatcccaaggatcaagaaggacaggtatgttaagataagattgtctgcatgtttgtcttttattaagATGATTTAA
- the LOC134715371 gene encoding uncharacterized protein LOC134715371 isoform X1: MFVCLLSKFPLGGVPRIKKERYVKIRLCICLYAFLSKFSLGGVPRIKKERYVKIRLCICLYAFLSKFPLGGVPRIKKERYVKIRLCICLYAFLSKFPLGGVPRIKKERYVKIRLCICLYAFLSKFPLGGVPRIKKKRYVKIRLCLCLYAFLSKFPLGGVPRIKKERYVKIRLCICLYAFLSKFPLGGVPRIKKERYVKIRLCICLYAFLSKFPLGGVPMIKKERYVKIRLCICLYAFLSKFPLGGVPRIEKERYVKIRLCICLYAFLSKFPLGGISRIKKERYVKIRLCICLYAFLTKFSLGGVPRIKKERYVKIRLCICLYAFLSKFPLGGVSRIKKERYVKIRLCICLYAFLSKFSLGGVPRIKKERYIKIRLCIYLYAFLSKFPLGGVPRIKKERYVKIRLCICLYAFLSKFPLGGVPRIKKERYVKIRLCICLYAFLSKFPLGCVPRIKKERYVKIRLCICLYAFLSKFSLGGVPRIKKERYVKIRLCICLYAFLSKFPLGGVPRIKKERYVKIRLCICLYAFLSKFPLGGVPRIKKERYVKIRLCICLYAFLSKFPLGGIPRIKKDRYVKIRLCICLYAFLSKFPLGGIPRIKKDRYVKIRLSACLSFIKMI, translated from the exons atgtttgtatgccttttgtccaagtttcctctaggtggcgtcccaaggatcaagaaggaaaggtatgttaagataagattgtgtatatgtttgtatgcctttttgtccaagttttctctaggtggcgtcccaaggatcaagaaggaaaggtatgttaagataagattgtgtatatgtttgtatgcctttttgtccaagtttcctctaggtggcgtcccaaggatcaagaaggaaag gtatgttaagataagattgtgtatatgtttgtatgcctttttgtccaagtttcctctaggtggcgtcccaaggatcaagaaggaaaggtatgttaagataagattgtgtatatgtttgtatgcctttttgtccaagtttcctctag gtggcgtcccaaggatcaagaagaaaaggtatgttaagataagattgtgtttatgtttgtatgcctttttgtccaagtttcctctaggtggcgtcccaaggatcaagaaggaaaggtatgttaagataagattgtgtatatgtttgtatgcctttttgtccaagtttcctctaggtggcgtcccaaggatcaagaaggaaaggtatgttaagataagattgtgtatatgtttgtatgcctttttgtccaagtttcctctaggtggcgtcccaatgatcaagaaggaaaggtatgttaagataagattgtgtatatgtttgtatgcctttttgtccaagtttcctctaggtggtgTCCCTAGGATCGAaaaggaaaggtatgttaagataagattgtgtatatgtttgtatgcctttttgtccaagtttcctctaggtggcatctcaaggatcaagaaggaaaggtatgttaagataagattgtgtatatgtttgtatgcctttttgacCAAGTTTTCTTTAGGTGGTgtcccaaggatcaagaaggaaaggtatgttaagataagattgtgtatatgtttgtatgcctttttgtccaagtttcctctaggtggcgtctcaaggatcaagaaggaaaggtatgttaagataagattgtgtatatgtttgtatgcctttttgtccaagttttcTCTAGGTGGTgtcccaaggatcaagaaggaaaggtatattaagataagattgtgtatatatttgtatgcctttttgtccaagtttcctctaggtggcgtcccgaggatcaagaaggaaaggtatgttaagataagattgtgtatatgtttgtatgcctttttgtccaagtttcctctaggtggcgtcccaaggatcaagaaggaaaggtatgttaagataagattgtgtatatgtttgtatgcctttttgtccaagtttcctctaggttgcgtcccaaggatcaagaaggaaaggtatgttaagataagattgtgtatatgtttgtatgcctttttgtccaagttttctctaggtggcgtcccaaggatcaagaaggaaaggtatgttaagataagattgtgtatatgtttgtatgcctttttgtccaagtttcctctaggtggcgtcccaaggatcaagaaggaaaggtatgttaagataagattgtgtatatgtttgtatgcctttttgtccaagtttcctctaggtggtgtcccaaggatcaagaaggaaaggtatgttaagataagattgtgtatatgtttgtatgcctttttgtccaagtttcctctaggtggcatcccaaggatcaagaaggacaggtatgttaagataagattgtgtatatgtttgtatgcctttttgtccaagtttcctctaggtggcatcccaaggatcaagaaggacaggtatgttaagataagattgtctgcatgtttgtcttttattaagATGATTTAA
- the LOC134715371 gene encoding uncharacterized protein LOC134715371 isoform X3, with the protein MIKKERYVKIRLCICLYAFLSKFPLGGVPRIEKERYVKIRLCICLYAFLSKFPLGGISRIKKERYVKIRLCICLYAFLTKFSLGGVPRIKKERYVKIRLCICLYAFLSKFPLGGVSRIKKERYVKIRLCICLYAFLSKFSLGGVPRIKKERYIKIRLCIYLYAFLSKFPLGGVPRIKKERYVKIRLCICLYAFLSKFPLGGVPRIKKERYVKIRLCICLYAFLSKFPLGCVPRIKKERYVKIRLCICLYAFLSKFSLGGVPRIKKERYVKIRLCICLYAFLSKFPLGGVPRIKKERYVKIRLCICLYAFLSKFPLGGVPRIKKERYVKIRLCICLYAFLSKFPLGGIPRIKKDRYVKIRLCICLYAFLSKFPLGGIPRIKKDRYVKIRLSACLSFIKMI; encoded by the coding sequence atgatcaagaaggaaaggtatgttaagataagattgtgtatatgtttgtatgcctttttgtccaagtttcctctaggtggtgTCCCTAGGATCGAaaaggaaaggtatgttaagataagattgtgtatatgtttgtatgcctttttgtccaagtttcctctaggtggcatctcaaggatcaagaaggaaaggtatgttaagataagattgtgtatatgtttgtatgcctttttgacCAAGTTTTCTTTAGGTGGTgtcccaaggatcaagaaggaaaggtatgttaagataagattgtgtatatgtttgtatgcctttttgtccaagtttcctctaggtggcgtctcaaggatcaagaaggaaaggtatgttaagataagattgtgtatatgtttgtatgcctttttgtccaagttttcTCTAGGTGGTgtcccaaggatcaagaaggaaaggtatattaagataagattgtgtatatatttgtatgcctttttgtccaagtttcctctaggtggcgtcccgaggatcaagaaggaaaggtatgttaagataagattgtgtatatgtttgtatgcctttttgtccaagtttcctctaggtggcgtcccaaggatcaagaaggaaaggtatgttaagataagattgtgtatatgtttgtatgcctttttgtccaagtttcctctaggttgcgtcccaaggatcaagaaggaaaggtatgttaagataagattgtgtatatgtttgtatgcctttttgtccaagttttctctaggtggcgtcccaaggatcaagaaggaaaggtatgttaagataagattgtgtatatgtttgtatgcctttttgtccaagtttcctctaggtggcgtcccaaggatcaagaaggaaaggtatgttaagataagattgtgtatatgtttgtatgcctttttgtccaagtttcctctaggtggtgtcccaaggatcaagaaggaaaggtatgttaagataagattgtgtatatgtttgtatgcctttttgtccaagtttcctctaggtggcatcccaaggatcaagaaggacaggtatgttaagataagattgtgtatatgtttgtatgcctttttgtccaagtttcctctaggtggcatcccaaggatcaagaaggacaggtatgttaagataagattgtctgcatgtttgtcttttattaagATGATTTAA